The Rosa chinensis cultivar Old Blush chromosome 7, RchiOBHm-V2, whole genome shotgun sequence DNA segment TGTTTAAGCCAAGACTACACTATCATAGAAACAGAAAGACTCAATGAAACACACAAGAACCTTCAAGTGACCTAGTCATTAATCTAAGAGATACAGCCTTATGTCTTACCCTTGTTTTTTTTACAATTCAAATCTTTCACTTCTCTGTATTCCAACTTTATATTCTTTTAGGGAAACTGGTTAAGAGGCAATGGATAACTAGTACTATAAACGCAAAGTTACAGAAGCATAAAAGACCTACATACCTTAAAAGGGGACTCAGTTAGCAAAGCTACACATGAATCAAGCACGTCTCACAAAGGACAACGGCAAGATGAGCAACGAATCCTACCCAACTGGCAATAGAACTCATTAGATAAAACAACAATGAAACTATTTTGACTCGTGCATATCTAGAATTGATAAGGTACAGCAAACAATTTAATTTATCAATCAACTCCTGTTCACAGAGTGCAACTTTCCACCTTCATCTACTATTCATTAGCCATATAGAACAATACATAGAACAAAACCTGAAAATTTAAAGCAAGTTTCAAGCAACTACAACAAAAATGCTATCCATATCAACTTTTAGAAGGCTAAAGCCAATGTGCACAAATTTTACCCCGTTTGAAGGTCCAAATGAAATCCTATACACCATAACACAAAAGGACACAGATCGTCTCCATTTGTAGTACAAATGGGGAGGTCCAATACATTAATTTCAGCAGTTAAATGAGAATTTGATAGCTAAACTTTTCAAAAATAACATCAACAGCAAAATAATTGTAATTTAACAAGTAAGATGAATGAAAGTGGACCTCTGATTTGAAACCAAATCTAAAGACGTACAACTACGAAGAGACAGCAATGCAGTTTAGACCATAACGAACCACTCATTTACGACGATGCTTTCTGCATCATCAATTACCAAAGTCAATGAAGACAAAACAATAAACTGATAAAGCACATCAATACAACATAATATATAAAGGAAAAACAATAGCAAGTCCATTAACGTAAAAGCAAGAATAATAGGCAAATTGAAAAGGAAATACCATCACATACTGTGTGTCTGTTTCATATATTGAATTTCTATACCGCCTTATCTATTCACATTCGAACACTGAGTCCTCTACATCAGCACATAAGAACCAACTCATAATAGAAGCAGGTCAATTCCTGGGCGCTCAAAACCCTATACCCACATCTAACTACTGAAACCAAATACTAAGACTGCAAGAACACCAAAATCCCATGAAAAGAAATTAGAGACCAGCATACATATATCACGAGCAGCTCTTCCTTAAGACCTTGTGATCATACTACATGAACGAGGCAACCTGAATGTAAGACTACCTCCATGGACACTTGTCTCTGCCTCAACAGGCTCATTCTCATAGGGCTTCCTGCAGCCGGGACAGCGACCATCCCCCTCAAGAATCCTCTTGTGACAGAAAAGGCAGAGCCTGAATCCACACAAGCAGGGCAAGAAGCTGGTGTCTGTCAAGTCCAAATCCTCGTAGCATATAGGACACGAAGACGGCGGAGATACCACACTGTTACAGCCCCACGCAACACCACCACCGAATCGTTTCCCGCTGGAATTCGGCAAGCTGAGCTGCTTAGCCAAATTGGGCAGACTCTGGGGACGAAAAGCATCATCAGGCCTCCACGCTTTCGGCATAGCTCTAGCACACTGAGGTTTCGAATTCTCAATCTGACTAGCAGGAACCGATTTCGCAATAGCTTCATGCTCCCTTTGCGGCTCTGGATTCTGGTTCTTCGGCTTCTCATCCGCCGCCAAGGCGTCCGCCACAGCCTCCCAATCATCCAGGCAGCcatcatcctcatcctcctcgGTGATATTACCGGAGCAACAGTCACCGCTGCTGCTACTGCTGCTGCTGGAGCCGGTGAAAGTCTCCGAATCGTGGCCGCCCAACACACTACTCGTGAAGCTGGACGGACTGTTTGAGTCCAAATCGCTgtcatggtggtggtggtggtggatcgATCCGACGTTCTCTCCTTCTCTAGGCCCCATTTCCCTAGGGCTATTCCGCTCTCTCCGACCTTGAACACCGCCGTTCTGTTCCTCCTTGCACTCCTTCTTAACCACCGCACCTAATTCCcatcaaatcaatcaaaatcaaattccaAATACTCCGAAAATTTCCGAAAAATCCACAGAAGGATCCAAAATTTACATGCAATCATATCAACCCTAGAAAAATTACGAGATCGAATCCCTACCTGAAGAAAGCCATTGCTCGCGGCGAACGTCCAGCTTGCACTGCTTCAATTTCGCCGACCTGGCCTGAAAATcccaaaaaattaaacaaagaaCCAAACtttccacacaaaaaaaaaaaaaaaatacgcaGAATCAAAATCGAAatctcaccctcttcttcttgcCCAAATCCCTGGCGCTTTTTGGGGCCGAAGGAATGGAAACGTTGGTGATCGAGTCGGAAACCATGGCTTCTGAGCAAAATCGGATtcaaagattcaagatttggttTCAAAAACCCTTCGCGATTATTTTCCGCTGAAAATCtttgagagaagaagaagatgatgaaatggATAACGGAAACTCAGAAAACTCCTCTGCTCCCTTCGCCTTTTTCTGTGCTTCACAGAGACCCTGAAAAATCCAGGGGCCGGGTTTATATTTATATACCCCCCGAGTTACCATAATGCCCCTGGTTTTGACTGGATTTGCGGGATTGTCCTCTTCGTCTGCCTCTCCGGGTTTTGGATTGTGTCCGAGGGGATACACAGTTATTCGGGGAAAGGGCTATTTTTGTAATGTGCTAACTGGGGAGCGAGGCGACGTCGTTTCGGTGGATATTTAAATTGAGTTGAGCCGGTGTCGTTTATTCAATTAATTCGTTGaaggaaagattatggatttgtTCACGCATCTTTCTCATAAAATTTAATCGAATATGAGAGAGTGTGTTATAGTTGGGTCGTTTTACTTGTTCGAATTGAGTTTTTctctttaaaaaattaaaataaattagatcGTTACGATTATTAATTATGATCAGAatcttaaatttttatttataaatcTCTAAAGAAAAGTCTTTAATTGGATCTTATAATTAGGTGAAGGAAGATTCCTATATGCAAGATTAATCTATGGAATGTAAATGTTGAATTCTCTCTTGATATTTTGAGGATTATTATATCTACCCTAGCTTTACAAAATGTAACTGCATCATTAAAACTTACATAATGCCATAATCGGGGGGGGGGGTGAAAATAAAGACCTTACCATAAACTAATTGATGGATAAGAATTCAAAGGTTGCACATAGGACAAGTGTTTGGATTATGCAAAGTAAATATTTCTTGAGGAAGAGGGGATCCAACTTAGGATTTCATAGTCTTATGAATGAAAAAATATCATCAAACTAAAGCTAGTTGATTTTTCAATAAGAATATAAGTAGTAGAATAAGGCTTAGAATCATGAAAATAATTCAAGTAAAAAGACAAGAAAATTCTTTCCAGTTATGCTTAGCACTCAACCACTCCACTTAGAACATCATACACGTTTCTAACTTTAATACAAATTTGAATCTGTCCTATTCGTGGATTCTGTGTACGAGCTCAGGACTGAATGTGAAAATAAAGGTTTCTTTCAAATAAAACAAACTCGTCTTCTTGAATTAAGAAGTTGAAACATTAGTGAGTTAGTGAGTAGTGACATCACACATAACCTTGGACATCTCCTTCTTTTCTGGGTGAGAGCAActtttggttttcttcataTTATTGGATTAAGACGGAAACTAATACCACAACGTCAATCCTAAAACTTTATAGGTTACTAATTAACAATCCATCATCACAAAGATTATGGCGTCCTCACTGTTTATTTAATGAAACAAACCTAAACTTTAGAGGGCATAAATAATACTCGTAGATGTGTTGATAAGTAGCAAAGTAGGTATTCAAGCATCTCTGTACTAACGCAAACCGATTGTACGTAGAACTAATAATACTAGAGTTACAGAGTTCGTTATCAAATATGCTAATCAAATGATAAATGATTTTCACAAAGAAAGATAAAAATGCCAAGCCACGAGCTCTCGATAAATGTTGATAGACTTACGGCGCTGTGGATTTGTTAAAACTAAAACCAGTTATAATTCACACTCCAAGTTAATATTGATGAAGTGTTCATCTCGTGAAAATGATGTACTTTGCTTACAATATGATCAGTAAAATCAAGCTTGGCTTGATTAAACTCTTAGGATCATTGAAATGTACATGATACTAGAATTATAATGTCACGTCGATCAATTAGATTACAGATTAATCAATATCCTCCATGGATTTCTCAGAGCTCACTTTGGTTGTGCTTTCCTCAACTAGTACGCCCACTGTTATGCCATCTTCCCTAGCGTGAATGCGTGATCTCCACTactaccttcaccaccaccaacaGTAGTAGTAGCATTACTACCACTACTACTACACCCACCGGCGTCACTATTCTCATCCGTCTTGACAACAGCCAAGTGAAGGTTATTCTTGCGGTCCCGGAATGACCAAACTTGGATCAGATCTTCCGGTTTAAGTTTATTTTTCTTGGCAACATCAGTCCATCGAGTTATCAACACATACGATTTGACAGTTTCCTTGTAGGTCCACTGCTTGAAGCACATTGTTTCCTCTTCGCCCATGGGGTCTATTATTGTGATGATCATGAACTGTCTATTTTCAAGCCTTTTCACTTCATCCGGTTCCAAGAAATTGCACAGGAGTTGGTTGGCAGGCATTGACAACCGGTTTTGCTGCCGCGCAAGGTCTGAAGGGTACAATCTCTTCTGATACACCAACTGCGCCTTATCACTATCCCCTCCCAtagtttcaatttttctcttgaACTTTTCAGGCAAGTTTTGATGAGTAGTACTTGGTGGTAAGTTATATTTCAGCCTCTTCTTCTCCCTATACATCATCAAACCCATGCCCTTATTCTTGCTCTTCTTGGATTTGAAATCCCAGTCCTCATCATCGACACCATCATCCTCATAACTCCTGCTACGGGGCTCTCTAATTTCTATACCATAGTTTCTTCGAGATCCAATAGCAGAGGAGTTGATCTCTTTCCTGCAGTTGAAGGAAACCATCTTTCTCTTCTTATCCAAATCACTATGATCATCATCCTTAGAGTTGAAAAATTTCTTGTAAAACACCAAGTCCTTCTTTCTCGTAAACTCTTTAGCCAAGTCTTGATGATGATGACTACTTGGTGGTAAGTAATATTTTGTCCTCAAGCCCTTGCCCTTATCATCATGCTTCCTGAATTCGAAAGCCCAGTactcctcatcatcatcattttgtGTTAGACATTCAGTGGCAACAGCATCTTCATCTTTTTTGGAGATGAAGTTAACCGTGTTTCTCTTCTTACCAAAATCACCATGATCATGATCATCCTTGGATCCCAAGAGTATCTCCGACTTCTCTTCCTTGAAGTCAAAGCAATCCAAATTCTCCTTCTTCAATTCCGGACCCAAATGACTATGACCATCATCATTCTCGTCCCACCTCTTGCACATTACTTTCATAGCATTAAGCTTTCTCAGAGATTCGATAGCGGAACTCGAACTCTCACCACTTTCTTGAGACTTGCTGCGCTCCCTTTCGGTTTGTATCACCTCATTTTCCTTGTTGCTAGCAACAGCAGCAACCCAAACCAATTGATCAAGAGGGCCTAACATCTTATCACAACTTACCTTGCGCTTAAACTTTCGcataacttcaaggctgataactATGTTCTCGTTCGCCATAGATTGATGAATTGATTAGTAAATGGAACCAACAAATTCAATTGTTCTCGTTCGCCATAGATTGTCGTATGACCTGTTTATATAGGCTGGAGTTTGAGGCATTACTATGCCTTGTCTCATTAGGATACGAAATCATGTATTTCAGACATGATTAGGATACTAATTTAAGTTGGACTGGGAGTTCCTTTGTGCTGTATGTAGGATTACAAGTATTCCTTATCCGTATAGGATAATATATAGAAGAACCGTAACAAGGTGTGGTACTGCTTATTGGTCTTAGTATATTAACAACTTTGTTTTATCAATCAACCTTGTCCAAGAAGCATTGAGAATTCAATTAGTACTAAATCAACATTCTATCATGTGAGAGTACCCTTTGCAGGAAGAGTTAAGATGGAATTATTTGAGATTAAAATTAATAATCTCGATAATTATTAAGAATGTTAGGAAGTATTTTCTAAATTTGTAAGGAAGTTAAATCTGTAATTTGAGAACTCGATGCATTATGGCAATATCATGGTAATTTTAGTGAAATTTTTCGGACTTCAGAGCTTAATTTCGGAAGtttggaaattcatttttaaatagaaaggaaaagaaattgaTGAGGAGATCTCATCCCTAGATTTTAATCGTTACCGTTGGAAATGTGTATATATAAGCCCAAGTTTGATTGGAGAACCTTGAGCACTCCAGTTCTCAACCCGTCCACCCGTGTAGGCGACCTGTCTCTATCACCACCCTTCGCTCGATTCACCGCGTCGCACCGGTAGTGTTTTGGCCCTCGCCGGAGCTACCATCCATTGCAGCTGTTTTCGGGTCCTTGGCTCTGTTTATGATATTGATTTTTATTCCAGAAGAATACTTGGTGTTGGTCATGCTTGATTCCATAAGTGCAAGTGCAGTGGTCTCTACTTGACCGGGCTCTAGCTCAGAATTGATGATGTGTTGCCCAGCTGAAGGAATTTTCATCTTCCACTGGCCCAAGCTTCACCAGCCAAGAGTTGGCTTTGCATGACCAAGggcaaaaaaaaagggcaaggcCGTGACTATTTTCTTACCCAAGGTCATGGagctgccagctcggcccacTGGAGAACGTGGGTACGTCAGGTGGTGACGCAAAGAGACAGACGCGGTAGTGGCCTAGTGTGGAAGACACGGACCAATCCAGAAGCACCATGTGGCAGACCAAAGTCTGCATCCGTATTTTGTAGCGTAGCGACATTGAGTGGGCGGCAGGGAACACTTGGCATCGAACTGTTGGCTTGTTAAGTGATTTTGATTCCAACGGTCCTTTAATCTAGGCCGTTGGTTTCAATTGAAACAGTGATCCAACGGTAATGAATGAATAGTTGATTTTATGGGTGATTCAACGGAAAGAaatgggaagaaaaaaaattgtaaaaaattctctataaatacctacaatTTTTTGTaacatctcacacccaaaatACTAGAGTTCATAGTTacaccttcctcctcttcatatagctctcatcATCCATATTTTTCATTATCCACTATGACCGAACAAAGGGGAAACACACGTCCAGTGGCCGGACAAGAGGGAGATCAAAATGAAGATGATAATACCCAAGacaaaaggagatggacggatgaggaaaatgttcaattgtgcaagtcttggaaagttGTAAGCCAATGTCCGGTTGTGGGcacaaatcataaaaaaaaaacgacttATGGAGGCGCGTGAAGCGACATTTTGACTCAAATTGGCCACAGAGCCGATCAGCCCAATCTTTGcagggaaggtggaaaattttgaaggttgaactctttgagtggcattgtgcattaaggcaagcaaaaaattggtacaagagcggttcgaatgcagttgatgaggtatgtatttgttgataaatcatttaatttgttgatacattatagtaaaatattacatgataaataatgtagtaattataatatcattttaattgtagtaattgcttttcgttacaattaaaataattagttgataaataatgatgtaattacaacgatgtttatatttgtacttattgatttttaacGCAAAACGGTGAGATACTTTCTTAtaaaaattatgacctttataataGATGACCCTTCATAATAGCGTTTATATTTGTATAATtgcattttttattgttttttttttaattatgtagcaagatgaagcacataaattgtggcatgccgggatgaagagaaaaagTGGAAAGACCAAAAGGcacaattttcagagttttgataGTTACGATGTTGTGGAGGGCTTTAcacaatttaaagacatcccTAGTCATACATCCggaggaacatcaaatgaaggaaatcaaCATATGCGCACACAACCAATTCCTGGAAATTctcccatcaacttggacatagatgtagatgaggtaattgcaggtgacactatgccaaaaaagccttcagacgacagatatagaCGACAGattatatctgtcgtctgatgaagtaaaaatctgttgtctagGTGGCTGCCGTCTCTAAgccattcagacgacagatattctCCGTCGTTGATaatgcactcagacgacagtaatctgtcgtctgaagtacctaatattgaagaatcggagtctatctgtcgtctgaaacacCATAGAACTACATATTAAtgtcgttggaaattcacttCATCAACAGATTCAAAAAATAACTGTCGATGTAGTTAATGTAAGATGACGgagtttttgttgtttctgtcGTTTGATTGAACTAATATTAAGCTTAGTTGatgcttctgtcgtctgatttgaaGAAC contains these protein-coding regions:
- the LOC112179681 gene encoding trinucleotide repeat-containing gene 18 protein gives rise to the protein MVSDSITNVSIPSAPKSARDLGKKKRARSAKLKQCKLDVRREQWLSSGAVVKKECKEEQNGGVQGRRERNSPREMGPREGENVGSIHHHHHHDSDLDSNSPSSFTSSVLGGHDSETFTGSSSSSSSSGDCCSGNITEEDEDDGCLDDWEAVADALAADEKPKNQNPEPQREHEAIAKSVPASQIENSKPQCARAMPKAWRPDDAFRPQSLPNLAKQLSLPNSSGKRFGGGVAWGCNSVVSPPSSCPICYEDLDLTDTSFLPCLCGFRLCLFCHKRILEGDGRCPGCRKPYENEPVEAETSVHGGSLTFRLPRSCSMITRS